One Kaistella polysaccharea DNA segment encodes these proteins:
- a CDS encoding CoA transferase subunit B, which produces MLTKEQIAQRISKEVKDGYYVNLGIGIPTLVANFVSHDLSVEFQSENGVLGMGPFPFEGEEDADLINAGKQTITTLPGASFFDSAFSFGMIRSKKVDLTILGAMEVSEKGDIANWKIPGKMVKGMGGAMDLVASAENIIVAMMHVNKAGESKILKNCTLPLTGVGCVKKVVTEMAVLEVTPNGFKLLERAPGVSVEDIVKSTEADLIIEGEIPEMQF; this is translated from the coding sequence ATGCTTACAAAAGAACAAATCGCGCAGCGCATCTCCAAAGAAGTAAAAGATGGCTATTACGTAAACCTCGGAATCGGCATTCCGACTTTGGTTGCTAACTTCGTTTCTCACGATCTTTCCGTTGAATTTCAAAGTGAAAATGGAGTGCTCGGTATGGGACCTTTTCCTTTTGAAGGAGAAGAGGACGCCGACCTTATTAATGCGGGAAAACAAACCATCACCACACTTCCGGGCGCATCGTTTTTTGATTCTGCTTTTAGTTTTGGAATGATTCGAAGTAAGAAAGTTGATCTCACTATTCTCGGTGCCATGGAAGTTTCCGAAAAAGGCGATATCGCCAACTGGAAAATTCCCGGTAAAATGGTGAAAGGAATGGGTGGAGCCATGGACTTAGTGGCTTCGGCTGAGAATATTATCGTCGCGATGATGCACGTAAATAAAGCGGGTGAAAGTAAAATTTTGAAAAATTGTACGCTGCCTTTAACTGGAGTAGGATGCGTGAAAAAAGTAGTCACCGAAATGGCCGTGTTAGAAGTCACACCCAACGGTTTTAAACTTTTGGAAAGAGCACCTGGCGTTTCAGTTGAAGATATTGTGAAATCTACAGAAGCCGATTTAATCATCGAAGGTGAAATTCCTGAAATGCAGTTTTAG
- a CDS encoding dienelactone hydrolase family protein: MIRSLLLAGLFMVSGTLFSQNLKKVSYKDGVQKLNGLVTSNAGKKLPGVLILPAWMGIDDEAKAAAIELEKQGYIAFIADIYGEGNIPTDYPSAGKAAGSYKQNFEAYQKRISLALEELKKNGANPEKIAVIGYCFGGSGALEAARGKLPVVGVVSIHGGLAKDPARVNDAISAKILVEHPADDESVKPEDYVQLVNEMNDGKADWQIITYANSKHTFTNPESKDYNPVMAKRAWDHTLMFLKEILK, encoded by the coding sequence ATGATACGTTCACTATTATTAGCAGGATTATTTATGGTCTCAGGGACCCTTTTCAGTCAGAATCTTAAAAAAGTTTCGTACAAGGACGGCGTTCAAAAACTCAATGGATTAGTGACTTCCAACGCAGGAAAAAAACTCCCAGGAGTTTTAATTTTACCCGCCTGGATGGGAATTGACGATGAAGCAAAAGCAGCAGCTATTGAGCTGGAGAAACAGGGGTACATCGCTTTTATCGCCGATATTTATGGTGAAGGAAATATTCCAACTGATTATCCGTCTGCCGGAAAAGCGGCAGGATCTTACAAGCAAAATTTCGAAGCATATCAAAAAAGAATTTCTTTGGCGCTAGAAGAATTGAAAAAAAACGGTGCTAATCCAGAAAAAATTGCAGTGATCGGTTATTGCTTTGGCGGTAGTGGCGCCTTGGAAGCTGCGAGAGGAAAACTCCCTGTAGTTGGTGTGGTTTCTATTCATGGTGGTTTAGCGAAAGATCCGGCACGAGTGAATGATGCAATTTCTGCGAAGATTTTAGTCGAACATCCAGCAGATGATGAAAGTGTGAAGCCAGAAGATTATGTTCAATTGGTGAACGAAATGAATGATGGGAAAGCAGATTGGCAAATTATTACGTACGCAAATTCAAAACATACTTTTACAAATCCAGAATCGAAAGATTATAATCCAGTAATGGCAAAAAGAGCTTGGGATCATACGTTGATGTTTTTAAAAGAGATTTTGAAGTAA
- a CDS encoding cupin domain-containing protein produces MSKYKIQKSPFLVPTTDGKLIEEIWGNSTGNPGISIAHMVAPPNWSEPFQTPEFDEFTYIIKGKKQFEIDGEIVILETGQSIKIEKGARVRYSNPFENPCDYLAICLPAFSMDLVNREEL; encoded by the coding sequence ATGTCAAAATATAAAATTCAAAAATCACCATTCCTTGTTCCTACAACCGACGGAAAACTTATCGAGGAAATCTGGGGAAACTCCACCGGAAATCCGGGTATTTCTATCGCACATATGGTTGCACCGCCGAATTGGAGCGAACCTTTTCAAACACCAGAGTTCGACGAATTCACTTATATTATTAAAGGAAAAAAACAATTTGAAATCGACGGAGAAATTGTCATTTTGGAAACCGGACAAAGTATTAAGATTGAGAAAGGAGCAAGAGTCCGTTACAGCAATCCGTTTGAAAATCCTTGTGATTATTTAGCAATTTGCCTGCCCGCTTTTTCTATGGATTTAGTAAATCGCGAAGAACTATAA